The region TTTGAAATCACGTGTAACTTGCATACTGCCGCAGGTTTGGTGATTCTATTCGGTTCTGTTTTATGAATCCCAGTAGCCAGTAATATGTAGTTTTTGATCATCTTTTTCTCATGATATGAGTTTATCCatgatttcaaaaaaaaaatatatatattttgatgcagtcaccaatcaagacccgaccCAAAACCGACTCGACCAAATCGGAATAGTAGCATCGAAATAGTAGCACTGAAATAGTAgcaaacaatattttaatacttcatatattttagcattttacttgatttaaaattctacttcatgtttctacttaatttagggttttatttcatgtttgattagggttttatttcatgtttgattaggattttattttttattagaattctagttgaattttacttagaatttatttctattagtaTTCtaattgacttttatttagattttatttttaggattctagttagatgattttattctagttggattttagttacaaatattagatagatTTAGATCAGCCAAACATTATAAATATGTCTataatctagagtttgtaatcaagttttctcaATATAAATTTCAGTAACttatttggattttcttagcaAATTAGTCTTGCTTTTGCATCTTCATCAAAACCAAACTTGGGCTATTaaagtttgtttttttaaaagtttattttagtgtatttttttatacacGCTATATACTGCgtcaaatttcaaattactTCATGGATTAATTCACCGTGGGAAGAAAGATAAGGCCTTCACTTTTTGAGCACAATTTGCTATCATCCTCTTGAAAATGTGAGCAGCAGCAATTTGAATCCAAGGTCAGAAATAGGAGCGTTTGCAAGAACAAGACAGTTTCTGATATAATTTGATCATGAAATTCAGGGGAGCAGGAAATATACTCCGGTTCGACAGCCTACTTCTCAGCAAGTAATGATCGACAAAATCTCTGCAGGTCCAATCACGGTCTTTATCATCGGGGCACACACAAACTTTGCCATTTTTCTTATGAAATATCCCCATCTGAAGAAGAATGTCAAGCACATTTACGTTATGGGTGGTGGTGTGAGGTCAAAGAACCCTACTGGTTGCTGCCCCAAAAACTCGAGCTCTTCTTGCCAGCCCCGGCAATGTGGCAATCACGGTAATTTGTTCACCGATTACACCAGTAATCCTTATGCAGAGTTCAATATCTTTGGAGATCCTTTTGCAGCGTATCAGGTAGCACGACTATGCTGTCTCCCTAGTTCCAATATGAATCTTTGGAGTGTCTCATTGACATAATATTGAAAaccttgtaattttttttcgtTTCTTCTGCATTACAGGTTATCCATTCTGGGATCCCAGTTACTCTTGTCCCACTAGATGCAACAAACACCATTCCGATCACTGAAAAGTTCTTCGAGGCACTTGAGCAGAATCAACTTACATATGAGGCGCAGTACTGCTTCATGTCCTTGAAAATGGCTCGCGACACTTGGTTTGACGATCAGTTTTACacggtaattaatttaaaagtgCATTCAATTGAGTTCTAATTTTTTGAGTGTATCCGGAAAATCTCTTTTGATTATGTattcacaacaaaaatacactATAATTCCAGTAACCTTGGTCTGTGCAGAGTTATTTTATGTGGGACTCATTTACATCTGGTGTAGCTACTTCAATCATGCGACACTCGCATGATCATAATGGCAAAAACGAGTTTGCTGAAATGGAGTTGATGAATATAACTGTAGTTACTTCAAACAAACCGTATGGGGTGTCTGATGGCTCAAATCCGTTCTTCGATGGCCTTGGAACTCCGAAATTCAAATTAAAGAAAGGTGGAGTTCACAGCGGCCATGTTCAGACTGGACTCCGAGATCCATTTTGCATCGTCGAGAATGGGAAAGGGAGATGTAAGGTGATTTGGTTGCAGAACATTGCATCAGTCTTTAAAGAAACTTTTATGCGGGCaaattgagagagagggggCCGTGGGCCCCATGGGGTGGGTGGGACCCCCTGCTAGTCCGACGCGGACAATATATCATCCCTGCAGTCCTTAAATTATGAACTTTCTATTTgcaaaccattttttttttcgccTTCATATTTCATTACCCTACTGATTTGGTGCTTCTGTATCAGGATGGTTATACCATGGAGGTAACAGGTCCAGAAGCAGTGCCTGTGCTTGTTGCTACGAAAGCAAAACCGAATCGTGATCCTAGCAACTCCTTGGACAGAGAGTTTTTCAGAAGCTTCTTGGATGTAAGTTCATCTTGGCGTCATTGAAATTACCGATCCTTGAAATGTTTCTGTTAATTAAATTTGTAGCTGTGATTCAGTAATATCCACCATATTTTACAGGTTCTTAACAGCCCTCAGCATGCTGGAAGGTTCAATTTCACAACACAATTTCCTTACTACAAAGAGACTCTATACAAACCAGATTTTGGAGGGAGGAAACTTGGGAAGAATGTGGTGTTTGATATGGATATGAGTGCAGGAGACTTTCTAGCCCTCTTTTATCTTCTTAAAGTACCCGTGGAAGTGATCAACCTCAAGGTAAACaggtttttcattttctaagtACATTTGTATGAAATCGCCTCCTTTTCAGGGTTTCAAAGTAAAATCTAGCTCCAATGACGCCTTTAATCTACTCTTGAATTATTTAATCTCTTACCCAGAGAACTAGCCATATTCAAAGTGTCATCTCTTCGTTCGTTACTTCAAATCTAAAATTAAGCTAAGCCGTCAAATGATATACTTGTAGATGAAACTTTTTTCCTGCAACAGATTCAACTTCATGAATATGGAACTGAGTATGACAGAACTTTTCAAGTTAGAATCGATTGTGATGTGCATTGTATTTTGTTTGCTCCAGGCAATAATAGTAAGTCCAACAGGCTGGGCAAATGCTGCAACAATAGATGCCATCTATGATTTACTACATATGATGGGCCGCGATGACATTGCAGTTGGTCTAGGTGACGTATTTGCAATGAACCAGTCTGATCCTCTTTTCTCTGCTGTTGGAGACTGCAAGTATGCCAAGGCTATCCCACATGGCGGTGGAGGATTTCTGGACTCCGATACTCTCTTTGGACTTGCTCGTGATCTACCACGAAGCCCACGAAGGTACTTGCACATctttcattaaataaataaagggcATTCTCAGTGCACGCAGCACCTCATTTTGCGAATTTTGCTCTGTTTTCCCATTCAAGCCCGCAAAAGTGTTGAACTAAGTAGTTTCTCACAGTTGACAGTCCATCATAAGTGTTggaattaatataaatatttgtgGGGTTCCAGGTTGAATTAATCTGTTCATCTCTAGACTTATATCCATAGCCTGCTTACGTAGCATCCATACTTATATTCATAGAATCATAGTACTACTAAACACTTGCAGATTTACTTTTGCAATTCTGATTGTGGGCTAGGACTGAAATCTGAGTTGAATTGCAGGTACACAGCAGAGAACTCTGTAAAATTTGGAGCTCCTCGCGATACTGATCATCCTGAACTGAGACAACCCCTAGCACTGGAAATATGGGAGTCTCTAGTGAAATCGCTCGATCCAGGTTCAAAGATCACATTACTGACCAATGGTCCGTTGACTAATTTAGCAAAGATAATCCTTTCAGACAACAACACATCTTCCCTAATTCAGGTCAGTAGATTTATCAATTCTTGCCGCATCTACTGGACTTAACAAAACTAGttgaaaagcaaaaagaagaaagatctgTGGCTTTTAATGGCAGATCAGATTCTACCGTCATTTTCAAGGTGTATTCTTTAGATTATTCTGGTTTTCAGTCCGTAAGCCCTGCCTAAAGTAATTGATGAAGATTAGACAAAAGTTAAaccttttatttttgtcaatatcaGACCTGATGTGGCTCAAACTCATGTTGATGCAAACTTGAGATGAAAGCAAATTATCTTGACGAAGACAGCTGATTGTTTTAGAACTCAATGCAGGATGTATATATAGTGGGAGGACATATCAACTACGATAACacagaagaaaaaggaaatgtcTTTACTATTCCTTCAAATGAATATGCAGAGTTCAATATGTTCCTTGACCCTCTGGCTGCAAAGACTGTGTTTTCTTCAGGGCTCAATATCACCCTTATTCCACTAGGCGTTCAGCGCAGAGTCAGTGAATTTCCTATGATTCTGGAAAGGTTGCACCGGATTACGAAGACACCCGAAGCTATGTTTACGAGGCGTTTGCTATCAAGGCTACACCGGTTGCAGCAAAAGCATCACAGATATCAACATATGGTATGTTATCCACTTTTCAATCCAACAGATACATACATCAACATACTTAGACGATTCTCCTAACTATAGCAGCGCCTCTTTGGCAAATAAAACTAACATAATAAACTCAAGGGATTTAGATAGTAGCTTATCTTACTCTATAGGTGGTTTGGTCTGTTAAACTTGATTTACACAATGAAGAACTATGATTTTTGTGCGTGTTGCGGCTGCTACAGTTTCTGATCCTAAATATACATACTCTGCAGGATATATTCTTGGGAGAAATTCTTGGTGCAGTTATCTTGGGAGATGAACATTCCATTGTGAACTCATTCTTTCAAGTAAAGCCTATAGAAGTAATTGCAGAAGGTGTTGATTCTAAAGATGGGCAAATGAAAATCAATGAAAAGAGTGGAAAATCagtaaaaatattggaaaatgTAAACTCTATGGCATACTACAATCTCTTTTCAAATCAGCTTGGTGAAAAGCTACAATCAGCCGTGATTGCAAGTTTTAGCGCACAGACAAGAACTTGGAGTAAAAACCAAAGCGGTATTTGATGCAGAGGGTGAAATACCAATCTTCACAATATAggaactttttttctttctcattgaCATACAATCAGTTTTTTTTATCCGTGTTCTTACTTTTCCTCAACTAGAGCTTGTTATTTACAAACGTTAtcagtagtttttttttttttaattttttaattttatgtagtTAGCCCAATAGAACAAATACAAACagattgaaagaaataaaggaattttcttttcctcccttGAAAGCTATTATAATCACTGTCATTGGCCTTGATGGCCAGACAGATGCCATTTTATTCAGAGTTTAATTTTCTGTGTCCTCAAAACAGTTCTTTCATCAGAATGCAGTTGATATCTACTTGCGGGTTACGGATATCTCAAGGAATGATATTCCTACGTTAGTGGCTTAAAATTGCATATGCTTTCCTCTTCTGTTCCTTcaattactctctctctctctctctttctccctctaaGAGTGAAACAAACCGCACTAGACATTCTTCTCATGGTCCCGGGAGTTGCAGTTCAGCAATATCAGACTACATTAGCCTTAGGCAGTGATCATGTGTCTTCTTCCTGAATGGCACGACAAGAATACTCTCCGGCACTAGGCTTTCCTCTGTTTAAACTCTTTGACAAATCTGAAAGAATCAGTAAAATTTCAGAACTGTTGAAAGTTGAAACTACTTTCCTCACTGGAGAGGAAAACTTCTTACTACAAAAATGATTGGTTTAGCTGTCAAGCATCCTCCTTAATCCTTTACTTTTATCATCTTCTCAGCAACT is a window of Diospyros lotus cultivar Yz01 chromosome 10, ASM1463336v1, whole genome shotgun sequence DNA encoding:
- the LOC127812272 gene encoding nucleoside hydrolase 3-like isoform X1, with the protein product MLLRRCMIVACSVVIAIVVATAEAGGGALPRRILLDTDVDTDDFFALLYLLKLNRSEFDLQAVTINTNAWTNAGHAVNQIYDILHMMGRDDIAVGIGGEGGILKDGTILPNVGGYLPIIDQGIGTAGYCRYRQAIPVGQGGRLDIDTNYGFRKSFLPQGSRKYTPVRQPTSQQVMIDKISAGPITVFIIGAHTNFAIFLMKYPHLKKNVKHIYVMGGGVRSKNPTGCCPKNSSSSCQPRQCGNHGNLFTDYTSNPYAEFNIFGDPFAAYQVIHSGIPVTLVPLDATNTIPITEKFFEALEQNQLTYEAQYCFMSLKMARDTWFDDQFYTSYFMWDSFTSGVATSIMRHSHDHNGKNEFAEMELMNITVVTSNKPYGVSDGSNPFFDGLGTPKFKLKKGGVHSGHVQTGLRDPFCIVENGKGRCKDGYTMEVTGPEAVPVLVATKAKPNRDPSNSLDREFFRSFLDVLNSPQHAGRFNFTTQFPYYKETLYKPDFGGRKLGKNVVFDMDMSAGDFLALFYLLKVPVEVINLKAIIVSPTGWANAATIDAIYDLLHMMGRDDIAVGLGDVFAMNQSDPLFSAVGDCKYAKAIPHGGGGFLDSDTLFGLARDLPRSPRRYTAENSVKFGAPRDTDHPELRQPLALEIWESLVKSLDPGSKITLLTNGPLTNLAKIILSDNNTSSLIQDVYIVGGHINYDNTEEKGNVFTIPSNEYAEFNMFLDPLAAKTVFSSGLNITLIPLGVQRRVSEFPMILERLHRITKTPEAMFTRRLLSRLHRLQQKHHRYQHMDIFLGEILGAVILGDEHSIVNSFFQVKPIEVIAEGVDSKDGQMKINEKSGKSVKILENVNSMAYYNLFSNQLGEKLQSAVIASFSAQTRTWSKNQSGI
- the LOC127812272 gene encoding nucleoside hydrolase 3-like isoform X2; this translates as MIDKISAGPITVFIIGAHTNFAIFLMKYPHLKKNVKHIYVMGGGVRSKNPTGCCPKNSSSSCQPRQCGNHGNLFTDYTSNPYAEFNIFGDPFAAYQVIHSGIPVTLVPLDATNTIPITEKFFEALEQNQLTYEAQYCFMSLKMARDTWFDDQFYTSYFMWDSFTSGVATSIMRHSHDHNGKNEFAEMELMNITVVTSNKPYGVSDGSNPFFDGLGTPKFKLKKGGVHSGHVQTGLRDPFCIVENGKGRCKDGYTMEVTGPEAVPVLVATKAKPNRDPSNSLDREFFRSFLDVLNSPQHAGRFNFTTQFPYYKETLYKPDFGGRKLGKNVVFDMDMSAGDFLALFYLLKVPVEVINLKAIIVSPTGWANAATIDAIYDLLHMMGRDDIAVGLGDVFAMNQSDPLFSAVGDCKYAKAIPHGGGGFLDSDTLFGLARDLPRSPRRYTAENSVKFGAPRDTDHPELRQPLALEIWESLVKSLDPGSKITLLTNGPLTNLAKIILSDNNTSSLIQDVYIVGGHINYDNTEEKGNVFTIPSNEYAEFNMFLDPLAAKTVFSSGLNITLIPLGVQRRVSEFPMILERLHRITKTPEAMFTRRLLSRLHRLQQKHHRYQHMDIFLGEILGAVILGDEHSIVNSFFQVKPIEVIAEGVDSKDGQMKINEKSGKSVKILENVNSMAYYNLFSNQLGEKLQSAVIASFSAQTRTWSKNQSGI
- the LOC127812272 gene encoding nucleoside hydrolase 3-like isoform X3; the protein is MKYPHLKKNVKHIYVMGGGVRSKNPTGCCPKNSSSSCQPRQCGNHGNLFTDYTSNPYAEFNIFGDPFAAYQVIHSGIPVTLVPLDATNTIPITEKFFEALEQNQLTYEAQYCFMSLKMARDTWFDDQFYTSYFMWDSFTSGVATSIMRHSHDHNGKNEFAEMELMNITVVTSNKPYGVSDGSNPFFDGLGTPKFKLKKGGVHSGHVQTGLRDPFCIVENGKGRCKDGYTMEVTGPEAVPVLVATKAKPNRDPSNSLDREFFRSFLDVLNSPQHAGRFNFTTQFPYYKETLYKPDFGGRKLGKNVVFDMDMSAGDFLALFYLLKVPVEVINLKAIIVSPTGWANAATIDAIYDLLHMMGRDDIAVGLGDVFAMNQSDPLFSAVGDCKYAKAIPHGGGGFLDSDTLFGLARDLPRSPRRYTAENSVKFGAPRDTDHPELRQPLALEIWESLVKSLDPGSKITLLTNGPLTNLAKIILSDNNTSSLIQDVYIVGGHINYDNTEEKGNVFTIPSNEYAEFNMFLDPLAAKTVFSSGLNITLIPLGVQRRVSEFPMILERLHRITKTPEAMFTRRLLSRLHRLQQKHHRYQHMDIFLGEILGAVILGDEHSIVNSFFQVKPIEVIAEGVDSKDGQMKINEKSGKSVKILENVNSMAYYNLFSNQLGEKLQSAVIASFSAQTRTWSKNQSGI